The Papaver somniferum cultivar HN1 chromosome 3, ASM357369v1, whole genome shotgun sequence genome includes a region encoding these proteins:
- the LOC113355717 gene encoding uncharacterized protein At1g15400-like, which produces MEGLQRSATSFRRQGSSGLVWEDRFISGELNKKGEPANQEGGDDNKKQKQEEGVEFRELRSSKSVGSIGGRRLMQRSRSNKEDRTRSSTTGKVSSPVLDPPSPKLSGCGFCAGFGGGGGKKPFGAAGGGGANQRSNKKGKRKT; this is translated from the coding sequence ATGGAAGGATTACAACGATCTGCAACTTCATTCAGAAGACAGGGTTCATCAGGATTAGTATGGGAAGATAGATTCATTTCAGGTGAATTAAACAAGAAAGGCGAACCAGCTAATCAAGAAGGAGGAGATgataataaaaaacaaaaacaagaagaaggtgTTGAATTCAGAGAATTAAGATCGAGTAAAAGCGTTGGATCAATTGGAGGTAGAAGATTGATGCAACGAAGCCGATCAAACAAAGAAGATAGAACGAGAAGCAGTACGACAGGGAAAGTTTCATCGCCTGTGTTAGACCCACCTTCACCTAAATTATCTGGTTGTGGATTTTGTGCTGGttttggcggtggtggtggtaaaaaACCATTTGGTGCTGCCGGAGGTGGTGGTGCTAATCAACGATCTAATAAAAAGGGTAAGCGTAAAACATAA
- the LOC113361086 gene encoding uncharacterized protein LOC113361086, whose translation MESKPKTRTAQNLYTTSGGNAIGIIDNQVNVAATPAAKVRKPVTTRIWNTLSRKSSKPPQHKQEVSVSIDEFRKNTVMAALPPVLPTLPEEKDKEMIVIEARKSVSDVEIIKPAKKSTSEILQEEMIQQGRKSTSHIDMIFEPARKSVSRIEKLEPARKSVSHIDIQARKSVSHIEMNNVKSVASFLNVKVVAVDMPGFMQVHCFRCARRTYDGLDSFSAKHMAYNMKKEFDRVYGPAWHCIVGSSFGSFVTHSTGFFLYFSIEKIFILIFKTKIQKALK comes from the exons ATGGAGTCCAAACCGAAAACCAGAACCGCGCAAAATCTCTACACCACAAGCGGTGGCAACGCGATCGGAATCATCGATAACCAGGTAAACGTTGCAGCAACTCCTGCTGCGAAAGTTCGAAAACCAGTAACCACGCGTATTTGGAATACACTGAGCAGGAAATCAAGTAAACCGCCGCAACATAAACAAGAGGTGTCCGTGTCGATCGATGAGTTTAGGAAGAATACTGTAATGGCCGCGTTGCCACCAGTACTACCAACGTTGCCGGAGGAGAAGGATAAAGAAATGATCGTAATCGAGGCAAGGAAGTCAGTATCTGATGTGGAAATCATCAAGCCGGCGAAGAAGTCGACATCGGAAATATTGCAAGAAGAAATGATCCAACAAGGGAGGAAATCAACGTCGCATATAGATATGATATTTGAGCCAGCAAGGAAATCAGTGTCGCGGATTGAGAAGTTAGAGCCGGCAAGGAAATCAGTATCACATATTGATATTCAGGCGAGGAAATCAGTTTCACATATAGAGATGAATAATGTTAAATCAGTGGCTTCGTTTCTGAATGTTAAAGTGGTTGCCGTCGATATGCCGGGATTTATGCAAGTCCATTGTTTCCGGTGTGCCAGAAGAACTTACGACGGTTTAGACAGTTTTAGCGCTAAGCACATGGcttataacatgaaaaag GAGTTTGATAGGGTATATGGACCGGCTTGGCATTGCATAGTTGGCTCAAGTTTCGGGTCGTTTGTGACACATTCAACTggttttttcttgtatttttctattgagaaaatttttattttaattttcaagaCAAAAATTCAAAAAGCATTAAAATGA